From the Octopus sinensis unplaced genomic scaffold, ASM634580v1 Contig17870, whole genome shotgun sequence genome, one window contains:
- the LOC115231228 gene encoding uncharacterized protein LOC115231228: MVRKCTQPSDYYADDNRKQKLVVHDEHGKTIGNPIEMENLLTRNTLERIKDPVNEYLSASQSGFRPGRSTADVVWGHRWICAISQKFKMATTILGIDMSRAFDTIRRDKLMEILKTILDNDSIRMVRALLIDTELTVKIGPKTVKNSYWHQLAKENQELQLTTIYTICNSRPVSVDITEARWRLLGHILRLDQDVYANWAMESYYAKDERSASETRPRNTLPIVISKNYNALKDN, from the exons ATGGTGCGCAAATGTACGCAGCCATCAGACTACTACGCCGAcgacaacagaaaacaaaaactggTTGTGCACGATGAACATGGGAAAACAATTGGAAACCCCATCGAAATG GAAAATCTTCTCACTCGTAACACACTGGAACGTATTAAGGACCCTGTTAATGAATATCTGTCGGCTAGCCAAAGTGGATTCAGGCCTGGGCGATCAACTGCAGATGTAGTATGGGGACATAGATGGATCTGTGCCATATCTCAGAAATTTAAAATGGCGACCACAATATTGGGCATTGATATGAGCAGGGCATTTGATACAATCCGCAGAGACAAGCTAATGGAGATCCTCAAAACCATTCTTGACAATGACTCGATCAGAATGGTTCGAGCACTACTTATAGACACCGAGTTAACGGTGAAGATCGGACCC AAGACAGTTAAGAATTCTTATTGGCATCAACTGGCCAAAGAAAATCAAGAACTCCAACTAACTACCATATATACAATCTGCAACAGCAGACCCGTCAGTGTGGACATTACCGAAGCACGTTGGCGCCTATTGGGCCACATTCTAAGACTCGACCAGGATGTCTATGCTAACTGGGCAATGGAATCATATTACGCAAAGGACGAAAGATCTGCGTCCGAGACACGCCCACGAAATACATTACCTATTGTAATCTCAAAGAACTACAACGCGTTAAAAGACAACTGA